In Lolium rigidum isolate FL_2022 chromosome 7, APGP_CSIRO_Lrig_0.1, whole genome shotgun sequence, the DNA window CCTCCTGCAGACGCTAGCGCCCAGGACGGGGACACCGCCgcgagcctcgccgccgccgccgacagcgTCAACCCTCCCTTCTGCGTGAACCCACCGAACGCTCCCCCGTCGTCGTCCACGCCGCCATTCTCCTCGACGGGGCCGTCCTCCTCCACCCCTTCCGCCCCGGACCAGCTTCCGCCGATCACGCCCATCCCGCCGTCCTTCGAGCCCAGCCCGCCGGCCGGCACCAGCACCCCGGGCTCCAGCCCTGGAACGGGTACGCCGACGGTCACGCCCACGCCCATCAACCCGCCACAGTTCGCTCCGAGCCCGCCCGGGACGGCGCCGCCGAGCCCGATCGTCGTGGTGCCCAGCCCGCCCAACGACTCCGGCACAGGCTCGGGGGGCGGCAGCGGcgaaggtggaggcggtggcggaggcggcggcgacgaaggtggacgcgggggcggcggcggcgggttcatGCCGCCGATCATCTACCCGCCGCCGCTGGCCCCGCCGATGGCGCCGGGGGCCGGGCAGGCGATGTGGTGCGTGGCCAAGCCCACGGTGCCGGACCCGATCCTGCAGGAGGCCATGGACTACGCGTGCGGCTCCGGCGCCGAGTGCCGCTCCATCCAGCCCGCCGGCGCCTGCTCCCAGCCGGACACCGTGCTCGCCCACGCCTCCTACGCCTTCAACAGCTACTGGCAGATGACCAGGGCCAACGGCGGCACCTGCGACTTCGGGGGCACAGCCACCATCGTCACCAGCGACCCAAGTAAGCACTACTAGCTGATTTGCGCCACCATGATCATGGTCATGGCAGGGCTTCTCTCACCATTCCGATTTCTTATCATCATTTTCCCGTTTCTCATGGTTTCTGCAGGCTATGACCAGTGCGCGTTCGACCTTGTCTGACGGTACCAAGAGAATATGATGCCGTTCGATGAGCGGGGTTTTTcgatattcttcttcttcttctcgattCTGTTTCTAGGCCACAGAAATGCAGTTTTTTGTAAGTAGCTGGTTAGTGCGAAGGTGATTCCTTGACATGTGTATTATGCAACCAGCTCTTAGTTAGTCAGGATCGATGTTGCTGGTTTGCCCCTTTAACTTTTTATCTTATTCTACAAGATTAGTTAAGTCAAATAGTGGTAGATGCTAACTTCGTCTTCACGCTAAACCCATGGAATCTGTATTAGTTAAGCAGTCTGATCAAGCTCGACTGCTTTCAGCACATGGCAGATTATATatgacattgatccaagcatcgatCTGCAGATCAAAAGCCAATATGACACCTAGGATTGCAGGGGCCATGCGAAAAATAATAAATACAAGAGCGTAGTAAAACATCTAGGAGACCAACTACAGCTATTAGTTATTTTGATTGATGCACTGCATGAACTTCAGACTTGAGCCTACCTTGATCTCCTTTTTTTGCATCGGCATGGTTACAGTAGGAAAAATTTGCTGCTGCGGCCGCTACCCCATATGGACATGAAAAATGCCAAAATACATGAAATCCTTACAAAAAACCACACAAAGCAACCAAGAACAGGGTATAGCAGAGCTGGTCAAATGTTAATTGATCACCGAGCCAAGATGCTATGCTACATTCTTTTTTTGAAGAACAGGCAACCAGCATGTCAGTTGTATTAAGATATGAAAAATCTTCACAGGTACAACGCGGAGACTGGCATGACCTTTACATGAGAAACCATAACTATACAAGAGACCATTTTTCCTCCAAAATATTATAATTATTGCACCAAAACAACAAGAGACCGATTTTCCTTCAACACTAAGCTTCACATGTCACCGTTCAAAATATAATTatagtactccctctgattcataataagtgtcgtggtttCCGCTCAAGTTTGAACAAAAActacgacacttattatggacctGAGGGAGTAGAAGTTCATTCTGCACCACCTCATAACTAAGCAGGCATCCTCTTAAAAAAACTAAGCATGTATTCTTATGCTGTACCAGATCCctcttatttttcttcttttgagAAAAGTACGAGATTATTTGGgaaattcatatttttctgatttagctTCAGAGATGGATCGGAGATTTGGAGTTTGAGAGGCTCATAGATAACTGCGTTCACTGCGCCGATCATTTCTTTTGGCGAGCTAAATCCGTCCGTCTGAGAGTAAAACAAGTGATCTACGCGAGAAGCGAAGAGAGAATCGAATCCGCTAACTTCTCGGATGAGTTTCTTGATGTTGGTAGCTTTGGGAACTCCAAGGCCAATGTGCGCAAGGTCCATGGCCGGAAAATGTGCTTTGCACAGGGCACGAGCAGCGGAGCCACGGGCATAGAATTCCTGCCAATCTCGGATCAGATCCGGCACCAGGGACATCATGTTTGTCATTGTGTCCATGACCTTGGTGCTGGCCCGCTTCAGAGACAGCTTGGTGGAAATTCCCCGGAATGCGTTCATTAGATCCTCGATGGCGGATCCGACATCTTCATACGCTTCCGTCCGGGTGAGCTTGTCATGCTCCTTGCGCTCAAATCCAATCAAGGCTGGCGCGTACAGATATTTCGGCCAGTTTCCGGGTATGAGCTAAGAGAAAGATACACTTAAGGTGGAAATTAAGCATAGATCATTTCTTACCGAAGATAATCTTGTCAATGGCCTTCGCCTCTGCCTCAGCAGACTTCAACTTGGATGCCAAAGTATAGCGCGTGCTAGGTCTCCAGATCCTTTTTGATTTTAATCTCATTTGATTGAGATTCTTTGAGGGTGCCTTGGTGTCTGGAGCTTGGCGGAGAGGCCATCGGTGGAGGGCCTGCTGGCTAGGAGGTCTGAAGTGCAGAAAAGTTAGTTAGTACAAATTATTTCCACAACATAACGAGATGGATAGAACCTAAGGTATGTCGGAAGCCTACCTTGGCTGGTATTGAGACGATCCTGAAGGACCTCTATTACCTACTGGTTCTCCACCTCCTTCTTGCTAAGGCCTTCGATCATGCCTCCTCAAGTATAAATTTTTTCATGTCATCATGAAGCAAGCGGGTGTTCTGCAAAACGCATGGCTCGATTGTTAGCCGGAATTAAAATCTGGGGGGCTGGGCGAAAGATAAATCTTTTTGAGCAGGAAAATTTTGAGTTTCCGCCAAACATAgaatgagcatacaagataacaagTTAAGAATTGGCCTAGCTCTTTACTCGGAAAAAAAGCATAATCTAATGcttggggctagtgttacctggcgaacggccttgtgcttggcgaagaagATGCAGAACGAGTCCTCGAAATCTGTCATGTCTTGTTGCTCGCTCTCCGGGTTCCCCCAGACTTCATTATAAAATTTGTTATTTCTTTATAACGATGGTGGAGGGGAGCCTTAAAGAGAACCGGAAATAATTGGGGATGTGTGGCAGGGCGTACCATGAGCAAGTTTCATATTCTTTGCGGCATCATTAGCCGGAGCTTCAGCCGAGGTCTTAATAGGTACATCCGTAGAAGGCATGGAGGAAGAGGCGTCCTTCCCGGAATCAACAACGTTTTCCACGTCATCGTCAATATGGATGACTTCTTTGTCCTTGCGTGAAATAGTTGATGAAGAGGGCTTCGGAGGGGCCTCAACCTCGGGCGTTATGGGAACGGAAGGCAGAGATGGTTTAGTCTTCTTCTTGGGCTTTGCTCCGGCCACCTTGCTACATATTCAGAAAAGATTCAAGTGATGAGACAGATTGCAGTTTAAAGATGACAAAGGGAAGACGGAAAATACATCAGTACCCAGCCTTGGCGAAAAACCGTTCGATTCCGCCCTGTTTGCTGCTGCTGGTGTCAATCTCCTTGAGGCGGAGTTTCTCCTTCTCGAGGTCCCTAGTGGACTTGGCGCTGGGGATTCCGCGGGGGCGCTTGGCCTTTGAGCCGGAGGTAGTTTCCCGTTCCCGCTTTGCGGGGGAACCACCTCGGTCTCTTCCACGTCGGATGCAGCCTCCGGGTTGGACGTCCCAGCGATGGGGGTTCGGACCAAGAACCCGAGGTCCTTCTCCTCGAGTGATTCAAACTGAAGAAAATGATAAAAGTCCTTAGAAAAATTCGCAGGCGCGAAATGGAAACATGATCAAGTCAGAAAATGCTTACCGAAGGTCCGGCGCCCTCCGTTTAGATGTCGTGGCCGCACGCGTGAGAGTGAAcctcacgcggaatcttgatcattACCCGGAGCCGCTTGTCTAGGGCATCAGAGGATAAATTATCTTTGGTGGCACGCATGTTGTCATCGCGGCCACCATAAAAACACATCAACCGCCCGCGGTGCTGGagaggttggatccgcttggtaaaccaaGCCATGGTTAGATCCTTCCCCGTCGGCCCGGAGCTCACCAGCTTGGAGATCCTCTTGGCcatcttctcgatctccgggAAGTCAGAGATGTGCGGGTTGGCGTTCCTGGCGGAGGTCTTGGCTGCGGGCCCATCCTTGAAAGGAGGCAACACCCTTATGCTTGCCGGAGATCCCAcgtccttcacgtagaagaacccgCTAGACCAATACCTCACAGATTCATGTCGATCCGTGTGAGGGTAGATCCGGCCTTGGCGGAGCTTGAAGGTGACGTTGCCGCAGTTGGCAAGTGCCGAGGACTTGGGGACCGTCTCCTTCCCGGCGGAGAAATAAATTTGAAAGAGAGTCATATCTGGCTTTACCCGGAGATGACCCTCGCATAATGTAACGTGGTTGCCTGGTTGGAGATGGCGAGGATGCTATTCGgggagatgttgtggggctggatttTGTACATCTTGAGGATTTCCGCGAAGAAATCGCTCGTCGGGAGCGAAAAGCCTCGCTCCACAAGTGCTTTTGTCAGCACCCACTATCCGGCTTCCGGAGCGGGACTTGGAGAGCCCGGAGTCACCCTCCAGGATCCGGGAAGCAGGAATCCTTCCGCCTCCATGCTCCGAAGCTCCTCTTCAGTgccggtgcagggccaccattgcccTTTCACTTCACCCTCGCGTGTCCGAGCCTTGGATTTTTTGGTAGCGGCCTCTTCGACCTTCTGCTCCATCTTTTCCTTTCCGACAAGCTGTGCCAGATCGGTGGTCTTACCCTCAATGGTTTTGCCGCATCCCTGGAAAGGATCCAGTCGGACTGGAATCAGGGGAGGAGGGGCGAAGGCGAGCGGCGTCGCCATGATAGGATCCGActgagaggaaggaggagaagacatAACTGCACAAAGAGCTAGTATGAGTGAAGCTAGCCGGAAATGAAATGGTTCACTTGATTCATCCCTACGAGCTCCGGTTGAAAAGCTTGTGGCCGGAGAACTTACCCGAGGATGGAGTCCGCGGTGGTCGAGCTGACCGGTGGCAAGGTTTTGGTACGGTGGCTTGCCGGACTTAAGAACTGCTAATGAACACGGTGcggcggcgatgctccggtgaaacTCCGGCAAGGTTCCGGCACGATGACGCgaggagctcggaggcggcgctagAGTGAGAGTGACGTAAGGGGATAATGAGAGGATTAGAGAAGATAAAACCTGCGATGGTGATATTTATAGCCAGGGaatgagattcgtgctccgcatcctgtggtcggaacggaaGCATCGCGCTGTTGTATGATGGACACGTGTCCAAAACCCTACCGGTAAAATAGGCAAAGGGATTAAGTTACCGTTGGAATTACCCGAAATTGGAGACTGAGTTGGCGGAACCATTTGATCTCCTTTGGGGGGGGGGGTCCGGGAAACTCTGAGGTACTTAGTTTGAATTCTACGAGATGATTATCTAGAGAATTTT includes these proteins:
- the LOC124672071 gene encoding translation initiation factor IF-2-like, giving the protein MGRSSSRISRRLPPSMLIFLLLLLGTTPQCEARALRQSKRNSLMNALFKLNFVREVQPTPYLPPPADASAQDGDTAASLAAAADSVNPPFCVNPPNAPPSSSTPPFSSTGPSSSTPSAPDQLPPITPIPPSFEPSPPAGTSTPGSSPGTGTPTVTPTPINPPQFAPSPPGTAPPSPIVVVPSPPNDSGTGSGGGSGEGGGGGGGGGDEGGRGGGGGGFMPPIIYPPPLAPPMAPGAGQAMWCVAKPTVPDPILQEAMDYACGSGAECRSIQPAGACSQPDTVLAHASYAFNSYWQMTRANGGTCDFGGTATIVTSDPSYDQCAFDLV